The Macadamia integrifolia cultivar HAES 741 unplaced genomic scaffold, SCU_Mint_v3 scaffold1186, whole genome shotgun sequence genome includes a window with the following:
- the LOC122063056 gene encoding glucan endo-1,3-beta-glucosidase-like: protein MDASLLLLVGLLLAYFNRTGALPGVCCGMAGNNLPTPQEVVDLYKAQNITKMRIFSPYQEILQALKGSNIELVMGILESDLGGIASSNISIASDWVKNNIIPYYPNVRFRYIVVGNEVNPFINSNAQYVLPAMQNIYDALKSRGLENQIKVSTIVSSQILVTSNPPSKGSFRDDAISYIKPITLFLRQNGSPLLANIYPYFIYNADQEGIGLSYALFTSQSVVAQDGKLGYRNLFDSMVDTLYSALEKLGASTIEIVVSESGWPSEGGSAASMENAGAYNSNLIQHVKGGTPKRPGKEVETYVFNMFDENNYDHFWGIYLPNKQPKYAFSFSNSVSTNDSTTSESNKLFTKNKNQMSHIASIAMSPFITLLLFNM from the exons ATGGATGCTTCATTGCTACTTCTTGTTGGGCTGCTACTGGCCTACTTCAACAGaacag GGGCACTACCAGGTGTGTGTTGTGGAATGGCTGGTAACAATTTACCAACTCCACAAGAAGTTGTGGATCTCTACAAAGCCCAAAACATCACAAAGATGAGAATCTTTAGTCCATACCAAGAAATTCTCCAGGCTCTCAAAGGCTCCAACATTGAACTCGTCATGGGTATCCTAGAGTCAGATCTGGGAGGCATAGCAAGTAGCAATATTTCCATTGCATCTGACTGGGTCAAGAACAATATAATACCCTACTACCCTAATGTTAGATTCCGCTATATTGTTGTTGGAAATGAAGTAAATCCCTTTATTAATAGCAATGCCCAGTACGTTCTCCCTGCAATGCAAAATATTTATGACGCACTTAAATCACGAGGCCTAGAGAACCAAATCAAAGTGTCCACAATTGTTAGTTCCCAAATCCTTGTAACCTCTAACCCTCCCTCTAAAGGTTCATTCAGGGATGATGCAATATCCTATATAAAACCTATTACTCTCTTCCTTAGACAAAATGGGTCACCACTACTTGCAAATATATATCCCTACTTCATTTACAATGCAGACCAAGAAGGCATTGGTCTTTCCTATGCTTTGTTTACATCTCAGTCAGTTGTAGCACAAGATGGTAAGCTTGGATATCGAAACCTTTTCGATTCCATGGTGGACACTTTGTATTCGGCTCTAGAGAAGCTCGGCGCCTCTACTATCGAGATCGTTGTATCGGAGAGTGGTTGGCCTTCTGAAGGAGGCAGTGCAGCATCTATGGAAAATGCAGGGGCTTACAATTCAAATCTGATTCAACATGTGAAGGGTGGCACTCCAAAAAGGCCAGGAAAGGAGGTAGAGACTTATGTGTTTAACATGTTTGATGAGAACAATTATGACCATTTTTGGGGCATATATCTTCCTAATAAACAACCCAAATATGCATTTAGTTTCAGTAATTCGGTTTCTACAAATGACAGTACCACATCCGAATCCAATAAgttgtttaccaaaaataaaaatcaaatgagCCATATTGCCTCAATTGCTATGTCACCGTTCATCACCCTTCTCCTCTTTAACATGTAA
- the LOC122063066 gene encoding glucan endo-1,3-beta-glucosidase-like — MATCSSTGSFPIFAATMLLHFGLLIARLDTTGTQTGVCYGMIGNNLPSQQEVVDLYKTLNIPSMRLYYPDQGALQALSGSNIELMLGVPNDALQGIASSTSTANDWVQSNVVAYSSTVKFRYIAVGNEVSPVNGNSQYVNFVLPAMQNIQSSISAAGLQITVTTSVETGLLGTSYPPSQGAFRSDVSSYIDPIISFLAGNREPLLVNVHPYFSYKANTGSISLSYALFTSSSVVVQDPYSNLGYQNLFDATVDALYSALDKAGGSSVGVVVSETGWPTAGGTSTTIANAQTYNNNLIQHVKNGTPMKSGVLETYVFAMFDENLKTPAGEENYWGIFTPDKQAKYLVSFS; from the exons ATGGCTACATGTTCTTCAACAGGAAGCTTCCCTATTTTTGCTGCTACAATGCTACTTCATTTTGGGCTGCTAATTGCTAGGCTAGACACaacag GGACACAAACAGGTGTTTGTTACGGAATGATTGGCAACAATCTACCATCTCAACAAGAAGTTGTGGATCtatacaaaaccctaaacatccCAAGCATGAGACTCTATTATCCAGACCAAGGAGCTCTCCAAGCCCTAAGTGGCTCCAACATTGAACTCATGTTGGGTGTCCCAAATGATGCACTTCAAGGCATAGCAAGCAGCACTTCCACTGCAAATGACTGGGTGCAGTCTAATGTGGTAGCCTACTCGTCTACTGTAAAATTCCGGTACATTGCCGTCGGCAATGAAGTCAGTCCTGTCAATGGCAATTCTCAATATGTAAACTTCGTTCTCCCGGCGATGCAAAACattcaaagttcaatttcagCAGCTGGCTTACAAATCACAGTGACCACATCGGTTGAAACTGGACTCCTTGGGACCTCCTACCCTCCATCCCAAGGTGCATTTAGATCCGATGTGAGTTCATATATAGACCCAATTATATCTTTCCTTGCCGGAAACAGGGAACCACTACTGGTAAATGTGCATCCTTACTTCAGTTACAAGGCTAACACTGGTTCCATCTCCCTTTCCTATGCCCTCTTTACATCCTCATCAGTTGTGGTGCAAGATCCATATAGTAACCTTGGATATCAAAACCTGTTTGATGCTACGGTCGATGCTCTCTACTCTGCTCTGGACAAGGCAGGTGGTTCTAGTGTTGGAGTTGTTGTATCGGAGACTGGTTGGCCAACTGCAGGAGGTACCTCAACAACAATAGCAAATGCACAGACTTACAATAACAATCTGATTCAACATGTGAAGAATGGAACACCGATGAAGTCTGGGGTTTTGGAGACTTATGTGTTTGCCATGTTTGATGAAAACCTAAAGACTCCAGCAGGGGAAGAGAATTACTGGGGAATATTCACTCCAGATAAACAAGCCAAATACCTAGTCAGCTTCTCCTAA